In Brassica napus cultivar Da-Ae chromosome C2, Da-Ae, whole genome shotgun sequence, the sequence taaatattaatgtttCTTGATCTATAGGTAATAGGTTGTATATAGCCAAGTGTACATTTTGTTTGCtacatattaaataaatatttgtattttaaaatatatttataaatttttatgaaatctaatttaatatcaaacacGTTTATTGGTATATTTAACATGTTttgataatttgatttaaattaaaagTTACTTTCATTTCATTCCATTACATTCCTTTAAAAAATTACCATTtatgttacaaaaatatttctCTGCAATTATCCATTCCATTTAATATTATTCCATAACTTCCATCATTCCATTAGTTGgcattccattttttttttaattccttcCATTCATAGTATTTCTCAACTTGATTACCAGACATGTGAtcccaataaaaaaaacaatctttcaAAATTAGAGTTGGTAAGTCTTACTGCTAAAATTTTGGTCCGGTTTGAATCTAGTTAGGTTATGATTTAGTTCGTTTTCATGTAGTTTTTCCCTAATATAAATAAAGATGTCGGAGGttcatattgtttttaaaaaagaatcAGATGATTTTGATTGTTCGGATTAGAAGATTTGGTaattcttataatttttaaaatatatatttttaccattaaaattatatacaatttgaaaacattaaaaaatatttgaaaataacggAGAACGGATCTAAATAGACAAATTATACTATTTGAttcttgtatataaatttttgtttagaactgaagatacttttagaaaataataatattagcaAATTATATATACTAACGTACGCTATAGACGAATTATGTAGGGATCGTTGAATCTATTTGAATCGGATATGAAAACATTGTTTGAAACTCaaacattataataataaaaaaatggtttttattaaaaaattatagattcatacatatttttatcaaaatgatCAACAAAAATGTCCACATTTTGGAAGGCGGATCAAAGTCGAGTGAtttgttaaagaaaataaaatacagGTCAAGCATGcgatttatcaaaatatttaaccaacaaaaaaaaaacaaaagggtcTGGTAGACGTGGGAACTCACTATTGGTTGTTCCTGGGAGTAAAAAACATGTGCAAGAGATTTGTATGAGAGAATCCCAAATCCAAGACCATCAGAGAGCATCTTTTCTTTTGGAGGGAGGGGGATGAAGTACGTGTTGGTGACTGGAGGAGTGGTGAGTGGGCTTGGCAAAGGCGTTACAGCCAGTAGTATCGGCGTCGTCCTTGAAGCTTGTGGCCTTCGTGTTACCTCCATCAAAATTGGTTAAAGTttgatcctttttttttgtattgatcTTATTGGGAATCTTCTCCTAGACTCTGTTTACATTTGAATCATACATACAGATCCATATTTGAACACTGATGCTGGTACTATGTCCCCTTTTGAGCATGGAGAGGTTTTTGTACTCGACGATGGTGGAGaggttttcttctcttctttaatttttattttatttttttgttgttgctaaAGAATGGCTCCATATCTCTTTTAAGGTCGATCTTGATTTGGGGAACTATGAAAGATTTCTCGATGTGACACTAACCAAAGACAACAACATTACCACTGGCAAGATATATCAGGTAGGTACTGATTTTGACGTGGTTGCTGTTAATTTTGGGTTTACCTGATTAACCTTTTCTCTCCCACTAGTCTGTTCTTGACAAGGAAAGAAAAGGAGACTACTTAGGGAAGACTGTTCAGGTAAAAAGTGAaatcatgttttagatttttgtaATTGGcttaccttctttttttttttttttttttttttttcttaaggtTGTTCCACACATTACAGATgcaatcaaggattggattGAGTCGGTCTCTCTTATTCCAGTGGATGGAAAAGAAGGCCAAGCCGATGTTTGTGTTATTGAGTTGGGAGGCACTGTTGGTAAGAGCTACTTGCGATTCCATTTTACTTATACGGTTTCTAAAGATCCTCCTTACTTGGATATATTGGATAGGTGACATAGAATCGATGCCTTTTATCGAGGCCTTGAGACAATTGTCATTCTCGGTTGGTAAGCCTGtgaatcctcctcctcctcttggcTTTCTTTAGTTCAGTGGTTCTCTATttaatttcttcttattttgctTGCTAGGACAAGAAAATTTCTGCCTTATCCATGTGAGCTTGATTCCTGTTCTGGGTGTTGTTGGGGAGCAGGTGATACTATTTCCTTACTTAGATTAGTGCTCTAAATGATATGATTAGTCGTGCTGAACTTTGTTTGTGTCCATGTAGAAAACAAAGCCAACACAACACAGTGTCCGAGAACTAAGAGCTTTGGGATTGACTCCTCACTTTTTGGCATGTCGCTCTGCTCAGGTATCCCTTACTAAAAACAAAATCAGTTGTAATTTGGAAAACTGTGAGACCTCCTCTCACTCTTACTGCAGGGTCTTTGACATGcctttgatttttatttttccttttctgcAGCCACTACTGGAAGCTACAAAGGCAAAACTGTCTCAGTTTTGTCATGTGCCGGTACAACTTGGTCCAAAATCTACCTTGTGGATTTACTCAACTGACGCAGTTAAGATTTTATATCACTTGTTGTTGTTATTTGCAGGCTGCTAATATTCTCAATATCCATGATGTTCCAAACATTTGGCATGTTCCTCTCCTTCTCCGAGTAAGTTGGatgctttttcttcttctttttggctCTTCCAAAGACAAGAGTaatgtgtgttttgtttttgaagtaattttttaatttgtgctgctgctgctgcagaACCAAAACGCTCATCATTCGATTCTCAAACAACTGAATCTAACCAGGTTATAGTCACATTTCTTTTGTTGCTTCGATATCACAAGAGAAAACTTTCTGCTGTAACCCACAAAACACATCTATTTCAGCGTTGCAACAGCACCTGATCTTGATAGCTGGACTAAAATGGCTGAGACTTTTGATAACTTGACAGATCATGTGAGTACTATCTGCCTTTTGTTTTTAGAGCCTTTGCCTTTTCTTATTCAAAGAGACTATCTGTCAGGTCAAGATTGCTATGGTTGGAAAGTACATTGGTCTAACGGATTCTTATTTGTCTGTTGTTAAGGTAAACTTGACTTTGGTCTTCTTGTACAGAACTGAATTTGGTtagctttcttttcttttatattttcctcTTTGGCGCAGGCCCTTCTACATGCATGCATTGCATGTTCATTGAAGCCTCAGATTGAATGGATTGCAGCTTCAGATCTTGAAGACGAAAGTGAAAAATCTGTATATACTTCATTCTTCTTCAATCTTTTGAATCAAGAGTTTTTATATGCATATACTACCATTGTTTTCCTTCTAAGCATCACTTGTCTCCTTTGCAGACTCCGGAAGCACATGCTGCAGCTTGGAAGATCTTGAAggtgaaacttttttttttgtcacttgtCTAGTAAAAGGAGACATCCTTTTCTTACaatatagtctttgttttttcttacaATGCAGTGCGCAGAATGCATTCTTGTTCCTGGTGGTTTTGGAGATCGTGGCGTGAGCGGAATGGTTTTAGCAGCAAAATACGCTAGAGAGAACAAAGTTCCTTATCTTGGGAT encodes:
- the LOC106381609 gene encoding CTP synthase, whose amino-acid sequence is MKYVLVTGGVVSGLGKGVTASSIGVVLEACGLRVTSIKIDPYLNTDAGTMSPFEHGEVFVLDDGGEVDLDLGNYERFLDVTLTKDNNITTGKIYQSVLDKERKGDYLGKTVQVVPHITDAIKDWIESVSLIPVDGKEGQADVCVIELGGTVGDIESMPFIEALRQLSFSVGQENFCLIHVSLIPVLGVVGEQKTKPTQHSVRELRALGLTPHFLACRSAQPLLEATKAKLSQFCHVPAANILNIHDVPNIWHVPLLLRNQNAHHSILKQLNLTSVATAPDLDSWTKMAETFDNLTDHVKIAMVGKYIGLTDSYLSVVKALLHACIACSLKPQIEWIAASDLEDESEKSTPEAHAAAWKILKCAECILVPGGFGDRGVSGMVLAAKYARENKVPYLGICLGMQIAVIEFARSVLGLERANSTEFDAQTPDPVVIFMPEGSRTHMGSTMRLGSRRTHLESRDSLTSKLYGDVCYVDERHRHRYEVNPEVSQVLEEAGLRLVGKDDTGKRIEVIELHDHPFYVGVQFHPEFKSRPTRPSPLFLGFILAARKLLQTHLSS